CACCGAAGGGGCCGCGCCGTTTCTCCTGGTGGCTGTGCCCGATGCGGACCTGATGCGAAAACACTTGGAGACCAAGAATATTACCGTCCGTCGCTGCGACACTTTCGTGGGTCTGGAAGGGGACCATCTGCGGGTGGCGGTGCGATCTGAATGGCCCGAGCTGGTGCAAGCGATGAAGGAGATTCTGCAGTGAGTGTGCGGCTCACAGACATCATCGGCGTGCTCGACGACGCCTATCCGCCGGCATTGGCCGAATCATGGGATTCGGTGGGCTTGGTATGCGGTGATCCCGACCAGCGCATCGACGGCGTGACCGTTGCGGTCGATGCGACTACCGCGGTGCTCGACGAGATGGACGGCGCCGCCTCTCAGCTGCTGCTCGCCCATCATCCGCTGCTGCTGCGGGGTGTGGACACGGTGGCGGCCAGCACCCCCAAGGGCGCGTTGATCCATCGCCTCATTCGTTCCGGTGGTGCACTGTTCACCGCGCACACCAACGCGGATTCGGCCAGCCCCGGGGTTTCCGACGCGCTGGCCGAGGCGCTCGGATTGACCGTCACTTCGGTGCTGGCCCCGCAGTTCGCCGACTACGACAAGTGGGTGGTCTTCGTGCCCACCGAATCTGCGGATGCGTTGCGGCGCGCCATGTTCGACGCGGGTGCCGGGCACATCGGCGCCTACTCCGACTGCTCGTGGCACGTCACGGGCACCGGACAGTTCCGGCCGCTGGAGGGCTCCGACCCCACCATCGGTGCACACGGTGTGGTGGAACAGGTGGTCGAGGACAGGGTGGAGATGGTGGCACCGTCACGGTTGCGCTGCGAGCTGTTCGCGGCCATCAACGCCGCCCACCCGTATGAGGTGCCGGCCATTGACGTGTTGCCCATGGCCCCCGCGCCCGCGGGCACCGGACTGGGCCGCGTGGGTGTACTGCCCGCACCGGAGCCACTGCGGGACTTCGTGGCCCGGGTCGGCGCCGCGCTGCCGGAAACCGTGTGGGGCACCAGGGC
The nucleotide sequence above comes from Mycobacteroides saopaulense. Encoded proteins:
- a CDS encoding Nif3-like dinuclear metal center hexameric protein; its protein translation is MSVRLTDIIGVLDDAYPPALAESWDSVGLVCGDPDQRIDGVTVAVDATTAVLDEMDGAASQLLLAHHPLLLRGVDTVAASTPKGALIHRLIRSGGALFTAHTNADSASPGVSDALAEALGLTVTSVLAPQFADYDKWVVFVPTESADALRRAMFDAGAGHIGAYSDCSWHVTGTGQFRPLEGSDPTIGAHGVVEQVVEDRVEMVAPSRLRCELFAAINAAHPYEVPAIDVLPMAPAPAGTGLGRVGVLPAPEPLRDFVARVGAALPETVWGTRAAGDPDALIQTVAVCGGAGDSMLSTVVRSGVDAYVTADLRHHPADEHVRASSVALVDVAHWASEFPWCAQAARVIDNEFGAKLPIHISPVRTDPWTLGCPEKEEQE